In one Oncorhynchus masou masou isolate Uvic2021 chromosome 23, UVic_Omas_1.1, whole genome shotgun sequence genomic region, the following are encoded:
- the prph2b gene encoding peripherin-2b produces MVLMKVKFDLPKRVKLAQGLWLMYWLAVMTGILVFSLGLFFKIELRKRSEMMDNNESHFVPNLLILVGLAACGVNVFGGKVCHDSLDALKFAKWKPMVKGYLMGCFAFNILLFFTALLCFCMQFQLYFSLAEGLKNGIKYYKDTDTPGRCFMKRTLDMTQIEFRCCGNNNYRDWFEVQWISNRYLDFSNDEVKDRVLSNVEGKFLMESVPFSCCNPGSPRPCIQHQLTNNSAHYDYDHHTEELNIWTRGCRESLVAYYGGMMNSIGGLMLLYIILEAGVMVGLQYLTTSLETMADPENPESESEGWLLEKSVKETVADVIAKIKGLVGAGNHVGEVEEGVATVS; encoded by the exons ATGGTGTTGATGAAGGTAAAGTTTGACTTGCCGAAGCGGGTGAAGCTTGCCCAGGGCCTGTGGCTCATGTACTGGCTAGCCGTGATGACCGGCATTCTGGTCTTCAGTCTGGGGCTGTTCTTTAAGATCGAGCTCCGGAAGAGGAGTGAGATGATGGACAACAACGAGAGCCATTTTGTGCCCAACCTGTTGATTCTAGTTGGCCTGGCTGCATGCGGGGTAAACGTTTTTGGCGGCAAGGTGTGCCACGACTCTCTGGATGCTTTGAAGTTCGCCAAGTGGAAGCCCATGGTCAAAGGCTACCTGATGGGCTGCTTCGCTTTCAACATCCTCCTGTTCTTCACAGCTCTGCTGTGCTTCTGCATGCAGTTCCAGTTGTACTTTTCCCTGGCTGAGGGTCTGAAGAATGGGATCAAATACTACAAGGATACGGACACACCTGGGCGCTGCTTCATGAAGAGGACGCTGGACATGACCCAGATCGAGTTCCGCTGCTGTGGCAACAACAACTATAGGGATTGGTTTGAGGTCCAGTGGATCAGCAACCGCTATCTGGACTTCAGCAACGATGAGGTCAAAGA CCGTGTCCTGAGCAACGTGGAGGGTAAGTTCCTGATGGAGAGTGTGCCGTTCAGCTGCTGCAACCCCGGCTCCCCCAGACCCTGTATCCAGCACCAACTGACCAACAACTCAGCCCACTATGACTACGACCACCACACCGAGGAGCTCAACATCTGGACCCGGGGCTGCCGCGAGTCCCTGGTCGCCTACTACGGAGGCATGATGAACAGCATCGGGGGCCTGATGCTACTGTACATCATACTGGAG GCAGGAGTGATGGTGGGCTTACAGTACCTGACCACTTCTCTGGAGACAATGGCCGACCCAGAGAACCCGGAGAGTGAGAGCGAGGGCTGGCTCCTGGAGAAGAGTGTGAAGGAGACAGTGGCGGACGTCATAGCAAAGATCAAGGGCCTGGTCGGTGCAGGGAACCATGtgggggaggttgaggagggggTGGCCACTGTGAGTTGA